A single genomic interval of Amblyomma americanum isolate KBUSLIRL-KWMA chromosome 11, ASM5285725v1, whole genome shotgun sequence harbors:
- the LOC144109519 gene encoding large ribosomal subunit protein eL37-like, translating to MTKGTSSFGKRRNKTHTLCRRCGRSSYHIQKSRCAQCGYPNSKMRHYNWSVKAKRRKTTGTGRLRHLRKVWRRFRNGFREGGLPKSQKHAVAGGSASGGK from the exons ATG aCGAAAGGTACCTCCAGTTTTGGAAAACGGAGGAATAAGACCCACACGCTGTGCCGGCGTTGTGGGCGCAGCAGTTACCACATCCAGAAGTCGCGATGTGCTCAGTGCGGCTACCCCAACAGCAAGATGCGCCACT ACAACTGGAGCGTCAAGGCTAAGAGGAGGAAGACCACAGGCACTGGCCGTCTCCGCCACCTCAGGAAGGTCTGGAGGCGTTTCAG GAACGGTTTCCGTGAGGGAGGTCTGCCGAAGTCCCAGAAGCACGCTGTTGCTGGTGGATCAGCGTCTGGCGGAAAATAA